From Candidatus Polarisedimenticolia bacterium, a single genomic window includes:
- a CDS encoding ATP-binding protein, giving the protein MPSFRDASVKTKLVLASVLGCGAALLIAGAVITSYDLMGLRRSLVQRMTVQADIVGANCLSALLFNDSKSAADTLAALKADPTVLAAGLYTPDRRLFATYSSNPSNALAPTGEGPIAAAQGHRLEKGRLLLSRSILFDREAIGTLVIVSDLGEISAKMTRDVAIVAGVLVVSLLVALLISSRLQRHISGPMLHLAETARRISLEKDFSVRASGESRNEIGTLVTAFNEMLEEIRKRETALRAAQDELERRVADRTAQLEAANRELEAFSYSVSHDLRAPLRSIDGFSQALLEDSADKLDDQGKQHLQRTRAAAKRMGQLIDDLLSLSRLTRGELKRGRVDLTELARATAAEIFRSEPERKVELKVAEGLSAQADGQLLNVVFENLLRNAWKFTRKRQVAHIEFGCLHQDGTRVFFLRDDGVGFEMAYADKLFGAFQRLHSTKEFEGTGIGLATVARIVRRHGGKVWAEAEIEKGATFYFTLEGSLSRSAA; this is encoded by the coding sequence ATGCCGTCCTTCCGCGACGCGTCGGTCAAGACCAAGCTGGTCCTCGCGAGCGTGCTCGGCTGCGGCGCCGCTCTCTTGATTGCGGGCGCCGTGATTACGAGCTATGACCTCATGGGGCTGCGCCGCTCCCTGGTGCAAAGGATGACGGTCCAGGCGGACATCGTGGGGGCCAACTGCCTCTCGGCCCTTCTTTTCAACGATTCGAAGTCCGCGGCGGACACCCTCGCGGCCTTGAAGGCCGACCCGACGGTTCTCGCCGCGGGACTCTACACGCCGGACCGACGGCTGTTCGCGACTTATTCCAGCAACCCATCGAACGCACTGGCGCCGACGGGTGAAGGACCCATCGCCGCCGCTCAAGGGCATCGCCTCGAGAAGGGACGGCTCCTGCTATCCAGGAGCATTCTCTTCGACCGGGAGGCGATCGGCACGTTGGTCATCGTCTCGGATCTCGGCGAGATTTCCGCAAAGATGACGCGCGACGTCGCGATCGTCGCGGGGGTTCTCGTCGTGTCCCTCCTGGTCGCCCTGCTCATCTCATCGAGGCTGCAGCGTCACATCTCGGGACCCATGCTTCACCTTGCGGAGACCGCCCGAAGGATCTCCTTGGAAAAGGACTTCTCGGTGCGGGCCTCCGGTGAGAGCCGCAACGAGATCGGGACCCTCGTCACCGCATTCAACGAGATGCTCGAAGAGATCCGTAAACGAGAAACCGCGCTCCGGGCCGCCCAGGACGAGCTCGAGCGGCGGGTCGCCGATCGGACCGCGCAGCTCGAAGCGGCGAATCGCGAGCTGGAGGCGTTCAGCTATTCCGTGTCGCACGACCTTCGCGCCCCTCTGCGGAGCATCGACGGGTTCAGCCAGGCGCTTCTCGAAGACAGCGCCGACAAGCTGGATGACCAGGGCAAGCAGCACCTCCAGCGGACGCGTGCCGCCGCGAAGCGGATGGGGCAGTTGATCGACGACCTCTTGAGCCTGTCGCGCTTGACCCGGGGCGAGTTGAAGCGTGGAAGGGTCGACCTCACGGAGCTTGCCAGAGCGACCGCAGCGGAAATCTTTCGCAGCGAGCCGGAGCGCAAGGTGGAGCTGAAGGTGGCGGAGGGACTGTCGGCGCAGGCGGACGGTCAGCTTCTGAATGTGGTGTTCGAGAACCTCCTCCGGAATGCCTGGAAATTCACCCGCAAGCGACAGGTCGCGCACATCGAGTTCGGCTGCCTGCACCAGGATGGCACACGTGTCTTTTTCCTGCGGGACGACGGCGTGGGGTTCGAGATGGCTTATGCGGACAAGCTCTTCGGCGCCTTTCAACGCCTGCACTCCACGAAAGAGTTCGAAGGGACGGGGATCGGGCTCGCCACGGTGGCCCGCATCGTCCGCCGGCACGGCGGGAAGGTCTGGGCGGAGGCTGAAATCGAAAAGGGCGCCACGTTCTATTTCACGCTCGAGGGGAGCCTTTCAAGGAGCGCAGCATGA
- a CDS encoding response regulator, with product MREKMILLVEDNPDDEDLTIRALRKNNIANEIVVAHDGVEALDYLFGRGRYAGRDTQELPEVVLLDLKLPKVDGLEVLRQLRQEEATKRLPVVILTSSEEEQDRLRGYNLGANSYVRKPVDFVEFTEGVRQLGLYWLVLNVPPPR from the coding sequence ATGAGGGAAAAGATGATCCTGCTCGTCGAAGACAACCCCGACGACGAAGACCTGACGATCCGGGCGCTTCGGAAGAACAACATCGCCAATGAAATCGTCGTCGCCCACGACGGCGTCGAAGCCCTCGACTACCTCTTTGGCAGGGGACGATACGCGGGGCGGGATACGCAGGAGCTTCCCGAGGTGGTCCTGCTGGATCTGAAACTGCCGAAGGTCGACGGGCTGGAAGTGCTCCGCCAGCTCCGGCAGGAAGAGGCGACCAAGCGCCTCCCGGTCGTGATCCTCACGTCCTCGGAGGAGGAGCAGGATCGATTGAGGGGCTACAACCTCGGGGCGAACAGCTACGTGCGCAAGCCGGTGGACTTCGTTGAATTCACCGAGGGGGTCCGGCAGCTCGGCCTGTACTGGCTCGTCTTGAACGTTCCGCCGCCACGGTAG
- a CDS encoding response regulator, which produces MGTPIRVLIVEDCEDDADLLVRELRRGGYEPIWERVDTPEAMAAAVSGQSWDIVISDYSMPRFSAPDALALTLERKLNVPFIIVSGTVGEEVAVEAMRAGAHDYILKGRLTRLCTAVARELRDSEIRRAHVQSQEKLRETRERLDRATQQLVQAEKMTALGELVAGVAHEVNNPLASIMGYTQLVLMRELSADVRRRLETVFSEAERAGKIVRNLLTFARKQPPERKYLGLNGIIEKTLELKAYSLRRQKIEVEVATAPDLPMTMLDFQQIQQVLLNLLNNSEQAMTEAGRGQRIRIGTAKLGKTIEMRISDDGPGIPPDIQARIFEPFFTTKKEGKGTGLGLSLCYGIIQEHGGTIRVESTPGQGTIFVIELPIVEEKGPAGSAGPETSPESGPSLRILIVDDEPNVQNMLAELLGGRGYKVDTASDVPEALRKIETNGHSLIITDMNMPRGTGKDVYQAVLEKSPSLARRVIFTTGMGITAETQSFVRETGNEMILKPFKIEDIERAIAAAMSN; this is translated from the coding sequence ATGGGCACTCCGATCCGCGTTCTCATCGTGGAAGACTGTGAAGACGACGCCGACCTCCTCGTGCGGGAGCTGCGCCGGGGCGGCTACGAGCCGATCTGGGAGCGCGTCGACACGCCCGAGGCCATGGCGGCGGCGGTGTCGGGACAGTCCTGGGACATCGTCATCTCCGACTACTCGATGCCCCGCTTCAGCGCTCCGGATGCCCTTGCCTTGACGCTGGAGCGAAAGCTGAACGTGCCCTTCATCATTGTCTCGGGAACGGTCGGCGAGGAAGTGGCGGTCGAGGCGATGCGCGCGGGGGCCCACGACTACATTTTGAAGGGTCGTCTGACCCGGCTGTGCACGGCGGTCGCGAGAGAGCTCCGAGATTCGGAGATCCGTCGCGCGCACGTGCAGTCCCAGGAGAAGCTCCGCGAAACGCGGGAGCGGCTGGACAGGGCCACGCAGCAGCTCGTCCAGGCGGAGAAGATGACCGCCCTCGGGGAGCTGGTCGCGGGAGTCGCTCATGAGGTCAATAATCCTCTCGCGAGCATCATGGGCTACACGCAACTCGTCCTGATGCGGGAGCTTTCGGCGGACGTCCGGAGGCGTCTCGAAACCGTCTTTTCGGAAGCCGAGCGCGCCGGAAAAATCGTCCGCAACCTCCTGACCTTCGCCCGGAAACAGCCTCCCGAGCGGAAGTACCTGGGTCTCAACGGAATCATCGAGAAGACTCTCGAGCTCAAGGCGTACAGCCTGCGGAGACAGAAGATCGAGGTGGAGGTGGCCACCGCGCCCGATCTGCCGATGACGATGCTCGATTTTCAACAGATTCAGCAGGTCCTGCTCAATCTGTTGAACAACTCCGAACAGGCCATGACCGAGGCGGGCCGCGGGCAAAGAATTCGGATCGGGACGGCAAAGCTGGGGAAGACGATCGAGATGCGCATCTCCGACGACGGCCCCGGGATTCCTCCCGACATTCAGGCTCGCATCTTCGAACCGTTTTTCACGACCAAGAAGGAAGGGAAAGGCACGGGCCTGGGGCTGTCGCTCTGCTATGGGATCATCCAAGAGCACGGGGGGACGATCCGGGTGGAAAGCACTCCGGGTCAGGGGACGATCTTTGTCATCGAGCTGCCCATCGTGGAGGAAAAAGGCCCGGCCGGAAGCGCCGGCCCGGAAACTTCTCCAGAGTCAGGACCCAGCCTGAGGATCCTCATCGTCGATGACGAGCCCAATGTGCAAAACATGCTGGCCGAGCTGCTGGGAGGCAGGGGCTACAAGGTGGACACGGCCTCCGACGTCCCGGAGGCTCTCCGGAAGATCGAGACGAACGGTCACAGCTTGATCATCACCGACATGAACATGCCGCGCGGCACCGGGAAAGACGTCTATCAGGCCGTTCTTGAAAAGTCCCCAAGCTTGGCGCGGCGCGTGATCTTTACCACCGGCATGGGGATAACCGCCGAGACGCAGAGCTTCGTGCGTGAGACGGGCAACGAGATGATCCTCAAGCCTTTCAAGATCGAGGACATCGAACGGGCCATCGCCGCAGCCATGAGCAATTGA